A region from the Aegilops tauschii subsp. strangulata cultivar AL8/78 chromosome 5, Aet v6.0, whole genome shotgun sequence genome encodes:
- the LOC109763804 gene encoding uncharacterized protein, which produces MASTLTSFVAVALLMAVMLSTCGAARLLANIPALPEPTLPTLPPVVPTVPALPGGVVPTVPEVPTVPLPTVPSGVVPTIPTVPTVPEVPTVPNVPEVPAVPLPTVPGGVVPTVPTVPSVPTIPTVPTVPGVPAVPLPTVPSGVVPTVPTAPLPAVPGAVVPAVPTVPGVPTLPLPTMPSIPSLPNLPLPPMPSIPGDLPKVPVPLPPIPSIPGDLPKLPVPLPPMPSLPDLPKVPLPPVPSIPGVPKIPLPSVPGVPAVP; this is translated from the coding sequence ATGGCCTCCACGCTGACGAGCTTCGTGGCCGTGGCGCTCCTCATGGCCGTCATGCTCAGCACGTGCGGTGCTGCACGCCTCCTCGCCAACATCCCGGCCTTGCCCGAACCGACGCTGCCGACCTTGCCCCCGGTCGTTCCCACGGTCCCTGCCCTGCCAGGCGGCGTCGTGCCGACCGTGCCAGAAGTGCCGACGGTGCCGCTGCCAACAGTACCCAGCGGTGTCGTGCCAACCATCCCGACGGTTCCCACCGTGCCGGAGGTGCCGACGGTGCCCAACGTGCCGGAGGTGCCTGCGGTGCCGCTGCCAACAGTACCTGGCGGCGTGGTGCCGACCGTCCCGACGGTTCCCAGCGTGCCGACCATCCCAACGGTTCCCACCGTGCCAGGTGTGCCGGCGGTGCCGCTGCCAACAGTACCCAGCGGCGTAGTGCCGACCGTCCCGACGGCGCCGTTACCGGCAGTACCCGGCGCCGTCGTGCCAGCAGTGCCAACCGTGCCAGGGGTGCCAACGTTGCCTCTCCCGACGATGCCGTCCATCCCCAGCTTGCCTAACTTGCCACTGCCGCCTATGCCGTCCATCCCCGGTGACCTGCCCAAGGTACCAGTGCCATTACCACCAATTCCGTCCATCCCCGGCGACCTGCCCAAGCTGCCGGTGCCTCTGCCGCCGATGCCGTCCCTTCCCGACCTGCCTAAGGTGCCACTGCCCCCGGTGCCGTCCATCCCTGGCGTGCCTAAGATACCACTGCCGTCTGTTCCAGGTGTGCCGGCCGTGCCGTAG